The following are from one region of the Magallana gigas chromosome 4, xbMagGiga1.1, whole genome shotgun sequence genome:
- the LOC105333331 gene encoding muskelin produces the protein MAENCEEKDILSYSICKYSSFSYNYVPENIYSDNSKDQSSRWSSDSNQPPQFLTLKLDRPAIVENITFGKYEKAHVCNLKKFKVLGGLNDEHMIELFEGGLKNDHIAESFTLKKEIHDNLFPCRYIKIVPLQAWGPSCFNFSIWYVKLRGESNWDVVQPCLQWLVTFREKEAIRLCLKHFRQRQFTEAYEALQKRTKVSLEHPILTELHSMLVKHGDFEKSEDLLWQAAEEGLFDQYICDQDYTPKWTPIEPLPNGDNPSTYQPGMRGGHQMCLDLQTESLYLFGGWDGNRDLSDFWVFSVPSKEWMCLSSDTHKEGGPNARSCHKMCLDYERKQIFILGRYLDASMRTAENLKSDFYMYDITSGRWTLITEDTHTMGGPRLIYDHQMVIDIQKQTLYLFGGRVLSSVGSDRSGEPSFSGLYAYHIPTNTWSCIMEDSPTLKSRIGHSMLFHSKRRLLYVFAGQRSKEYLNDFFTYNVDTGQIDIITDGTKKDSGVPSAGFTQRATIDPNKDEIHVLSGLNKEKEKRENVKNSFWVYSIKKNRWSCVYRNENTGQQYWTKMQNLEPVPRFAHQLVYDHIRKVHYLFGGNPGKESLPKIRLDDFWVLKLCRLSTEHLLRQCKYLLRKYKFQELAERDPHAAMLYLQNDLASIVDHKNIQEREEFESLASTLFRSPGDEAEGTEETILADTSTHHMARTELFDQLVAFFPEHMSQPKGNLVDLIPLT, from the exons GAACATTTACAGTGACAATTCCAAGGATCAATCTTCACGCTGGTCCTCAGACTCTAACCAACCTCCCCAG TTCTTGACCCTGAAGCTTGATCGACCGGCCATTGTGGAGAACATCACATTTGGGAAATATGAGAAGGCTCACGTGTGTAACCTAAAGAAGTTCAAAGTCCTGGGAGGTCTGAATGATGAACACATGATTGAGTTATTTGAAGG GGGTTTGAAAAACGACCATATAGCAGAATCTTTTAcacttaaaaaagaaattcatgaTAATTTATTCCCCTGCAGATATATCAAGATAG TCCCTCTCCAAGCTTGGGGCCCCTCCTGTTTTAACTTCAGTATCTGGTATGTAAAGTTACGAGGAGAGAGTAACTGGGATGTTGTACAACCATGTTTACAGTGGCTGGTTACA TTCCGGGAGAAGGAGGCCATTCGGCTGTGTCTGAAGCACTTCCGACAGAGGCAGTTTACCGAGGCGTATGAGGCGCTCCAGAAGAGGACCAAGGTGTCCCTGGAACACCCCATTCTCACCGAGCTACACTCCATGCTG GTAAAACACGGAGATTTTGAGAAAAGTGAAGATTTATTATGGCAAGCTGCAGAGG AGGGACTGTTTGACCAGTATATCTGCGACCAAGACTATACACCCAAATGGACCCCGATAGAACCACTGCCTAATG gAGATAATCCCAGCACCTACCAGCCAGGGATGAGAGGGGGGCACCAGATGTGTCTGGATCTACAGACTG AGAGTCTATACCTGTTTGGGGGGTGGGACGGGAATCGAGACCTGTCCGATTTCTGGGTCTTTTCTGTCCCGTCCAAAGAATGGATGTGTTTAAGCAGTGATACACACAAAGAG ggTGGTCCGAATGCAAGATCCTGccacaaaatgtgtttagattATGAAAGGAAACAAATTTTCATCTTGGGTAGATATCTAGATGCTTCTATGAGAACTGCTGAAAATCTCAAG AGTGACTTTTACATGTACGACATCACGTCTGGCCGGTGGACACTGATTACTGAGGACACGCATACTATGGGTGGACCGCGACTTATCTACGACCACCAGATGGTCATCGACATCCAGAAACAGACACTTTACCTTTTTGGTGGCCGGGTACTAAGCAG TGTAGGATCAGACAGAAGTGGAGAACCTTCGTTCAGTGGACTGTATGCTTACCACATTCCCACCAACACCTGGTCCTGTATCATGGAGGACAGCCCTACCTTAAAATCAAGGATAGGCCACTCTATGCTCTTCCACTCA AAAAGACGGTTATTGTATGTGTTTGCGGGTCAGAGGTCAAAAGAGTATCTAAATGATTTTTTCACCTATAATGTAGACACAGGACAGATAGACATTATTACAGATGGAACCAAAAAGGATTCAGGAG ttcCTTCTGCTGGTTTTACTCAAAGAGCAACGATAGACCCTAATAAAGACGAGATTCATGTGTTATCG GGCCTTAATAAAGAAAAGGAGAAGAGAGAAAACGTCAAGAATTCTTTCTGGGTATACAGCATTAAAAAGAACCGATG GTCGTGTGTGTATAGAAATGAGAACACAGGGCAGCAGTACTGGACAAAGATGCAGAACCTGGAACCGGTGCCTAGGTTTGCCCATCAGCTGGTGTACGATCACATTAGAAAG GTTCATTATTTGTTTGGTGGCAACCCGGGTAAGGAGAGTTTACCAAAGATCCGATTGGATGATTTCTGGGTTCTCAAG CTTTGTCGCCTGTCTACGGAGCACCTGCTGCGTCAGTGCAAGTACCTTCTCAGGAAGTACAAGTTCCAGGAGTTAGCGGAGCGCGACCCCCATGCCGCCATGTTATATCTACAGAACGACCTGGCCAGTATTGTTGACCATAAAAATATTCAGGAACGGGAAGAG ttTGAATCTCTAGCATCCACTTTGTTCCGATCTCCAGGAGACGAAGCGGAAGGAACAgaag AGACCATACTAGCGGACACCAGTACCCATCACATGGCCCGGACGGAACTCTTTGATCAACTGGTCGCATTCTTCCCGGAACACATGTCACAGCCCAAGGGGAACCTCGTGGACCTTATCCCACTCACATGA